A genomic stretch from Aedes albopictus strain Foshan chromosome 2, AalbF5, whole genome shotgun sequence includes:
- the LOC109424145 gene encoding serine protease 53 — protein MRSKTICTVFSLVSFVLLRLADYHCLADKGVSCGQRQLTYLGLITSGYAANEADWPWHAAIFKRVAKKEIYICGGTIISENFILTAAHCTSVFRALIAPDDFVIKLGLHNKSHPYDHTTNYNIVEVIRHVSFNTNNMNHDIALLRTEEDIVYSDYIQPICLWPQERSGLNQVLSTSGYVVGWGLGDESKPKDILQEATLSVVNHATCLKSKPHHFQKLLSDSNYCAGNRNKTNVCDGDSGGGMFFKLDNSWYIRGLVSTGARSEFSSHCDPEQYVVFTDIPYYLKWIHGHQQIAKKRNLLDLGNCGLDEHSSTTDEMDKPVYLQYPWMAILEFKGDLSTTVHVFCNGALIHPKFVLTVGHCVDSSLKKYQLKSVRLGEYNQKTNPDVGKRSNGKEVTTNIQSIDVEKVIKHPDFNRPQYDNNIALLKLKFPADTDRPNVKPICIPTLEDHNEQYIVSGWKRVGREAHVLTRDSVLVEDPNTCKAIYKKFKVNTSENHICGTYYQEEIQQCFHFMSGAPMQYVKRVDRKNRYFLKGLFSFGFPGCKLNYTDVFTSVNKYTGWISNVVDQEK, from the exons ATGAGGTCAAAGACTATCTGTACGGTGTTTTCCCTGGTTAGCTTTGTATTGCTGAGATTAGCCGACTATCACTGCTTGGCTGACAAAGGAG TAAGTTGTGGACAACGGCAATTGACCTATCTGGGATTGATAACATCAGGGTATGCCGCCAACGAGGCTGATTGGCCATGGCACGCTGCTATATTTAAACGGGTTGCCAAAAAAGAGATTTACATATGTGGTGGAACAATTATTAGTGAAAATTTTATATTGACGG CTGCACATTGTACAAGTGTTTTCCGAGCTCTTATTGCGCCCGATGATTTCGTCATCAAACTTGGCCTGCATAACAAAAGTCATCCCTATGATCACACTACAAACTACAATATCGTTGAAGTTATACGGCACGTCAGCTTCAACACGAATAATATGAACCATGATATTGCACTGTTAAGAACCGAAGAGGACATTGTCTATTCCGATTACATACAACCAATCTGCCTTTGGCCTCAGGAGAGATCGGGTTTGAACCAGGTGCTATCAACTAGTGGTTATGTAGTGGGCTGGGGACTTGGAGACGAAAGCAAACCCAAGGATATCCTGCAGGAGGCAACGCTGTCCGTAGTGAATCACGCAACTTGCCTGAAAAGTAAGCCACATCATTTCCAGAAACTACTCTCTGACAGCAATTACTGTGCTGGAAATCGTAACAAGACAAATGTTTGCGACGGTGACAGCGGTGGTGGAATGTTTTTTAAACTCGATAATTCTTGGTACATTCGAGGATTGGTCAGCACTGGTGCTCGATCCGAATTCAGCAGTCATTGTGATCCTGAACAATACGTTGTATTCACTGATATTCCGTACTACCTGAAGTGGATCCACGGCCATCAACAAATTGCCAAAAAACGAAATTTGCTGGACTTGGGAAATTGTGGACTAGACGAACATAGCTCTACCACAGACGAGATGGATAAACCGGTGTATCTGCAATATCCATGGATGGCAATACTGGAGTTCAAAGGAGATCTGTCAACAACAGTTCATGTGTTCTGCAACGGAGCCCTCATCCATCCCAAGTTTGTACTCACGGTTGGCCATTGCGTGGACAGTAGTTTGAAGAAATATCAACT TAAATCCGTTCGCTTGGGAGAATACAACCAAAAAACCAATCCCGATGTGGGTAAACGATCAAACGGAAAAGAAGTCACCACCAACATTCAGTCGATCGATGTGGAAAAGGTTATCAAACATCCTGATTTCAACAGACCTCAATACGACAATAACATAGCACTGCTGAAGCTGAAATTCCCTGCCGACACCGATCGACCCAATGTGAAGCCAATTTGTATTCCAACCCTGGAGGATCACAACGAGCAGTACATAGTAAGTGGATGGAAGCGCGTTGGCCGAGAGGCTCATGTCCTCACTAGAGACTCGGTCCTGGTGGAAGATCCCAACACGTGTAAAGCAATCTACAAAAAGTTCAAAGTTAACACCAGCGAGAATCACATCTGTGGGACATACTACCAGGAAGAAATTCAACAATGTTTCCACTTCATGAGTGGAGCACCTATGCAGTACGTAAAACGAGTTGATCGGAAAAATCGTTACTTCCTGAAGGGGCTATTTTCGTTTGGATTCCCTGGCTGTAAGCTGAACTATACGGATGTCTTCACCAGCGTCAACAAGTATACCGGCTGGATTTCGAACGTAGTGGATCAAGAAAAGTAA